The following nucleotide sequence is from Scleropages formosus chromosome 4, fSclFor1.1, whole genome shotgun sequence.
CATTGTCACTGATTCAGGAGTgcgttgccatgggaacaggcTTCAATGTGGCTGGATTTGGTGGTGGGGGGCGGAGCTAGGAAATTATAGGCTTGAGCTTCCAGGGCAGGCAGGTAGCCTGAGTGCAAGTGGATTGATATAGATGGCCTGGTACAACTACCTGCAGGTTGGGTGGAGGCCATGTGGCAAGAGATGCATATGAtggcatatttttaaaaaaacactagaTTGGCACTGACCATGTCCAGTCCCTGCAGGCTGTTTCAAAGCAGAGAACAAATCTAGGCCCTCTCTGACAAACAGGAAGCAAAATGTTAAAGGCAATAAAAGAATCATGAAATTGAGAGGCAGCCCTACTCAAGTCAGTAGAGGAATCACAAAAGAATGGTGTGTGGATTTGTGTATAACCCTGTTTAAACTGATTCCAACCTTCCCCATGAAAGGGCACATCCAAGATAACCCCAGATCAAACAGTTTGGCCATTCCAATATGTTGCATTTTACAAGAATATTTTGATTACCAGTTGCATACTGCTTTACAATTACTAGCAAATATTTGACATGCATTTTCAATAGCATTTTAAAAGCTGTATTTGATGACTGCATTGTACTCcaaccttcaaaattaaaatttagcaTTTCTTCAATTGTACATTACAACTAAGTAATTGAAAGTACAGAAAATTTATTTGAACTAGGTCCAGTTGGAAGGGGggggaatgcaaaaaaaaaaaaaaaaaaaaaaaaaaaaaaaaaaaaaaaaaaaaaaaaaaaaaaaaaaaaaactttcccaaCATCAAAACTCACCATCTTCAGTCCTACTTTCACCCTGCATTTTTACCAGGGACAGACAGAATTTGCAAGGAAGAGCACaggtaaaaacatttacaaacagtTGAAGAAAAAGGTGCTTTATTTCAAACTAAAGTACTCAAGTCCTTTTCATTCATACAGTATCAAATCAGTTAAATCCATCTTTCACAATAGTTACtcttatttacaaaatataaacaaatgattaaatacTGTGCGGAACtcaaaaagaacagaacaagaACACACCTTTTTCCCCATTATACTTTGTGAGGTCGTGGTGGTGGTTTTAGTGCGTTCTTTTGTCAAATTCATTAAGCTTTGTAGAAAaaaggagggggaggagagggggaagaaaaaaaaaaaaaaaaagaaaagaaaaggcagcaTATATAACAAACACACTTAATGTGGAATCCAGCCAGCCTGTGTTGCAGGATATCATGTTCACCCCACAAACAACTCCAGTGGcatttattgtacatttctCAGGTTCTTTGCAACTTGTGTCACAGATGTCAATTCATAAGGAAAAGGctatttcagtgtttccttaaaaaaaaaaaaaaagaagctaaaACACAGGTACACAGTGGCAATATAGGACAAAGACTGAACATAAATTTGGTCTGTCAAGACCAACATGTGTACAGAAGTGTCCCCTAACTGCAATCTACCTTTAGTCTGAACTTTTGACACTGAAAAGTTTACTGCAGCTAACAATAACTGTCATCAGCAAAAAAGTCTTAGTCAGTAACACCGCTGTAGCTTGTGATAGTGTTCATGCAGCCAAGTTACTGACTGACAAGCATACCACCATGTGCATAAATGCACCTACCTATTAACACACCAGTCTAATACCACTCATCACATTGCTCAACCAATTACATGGTGGTTTTTACTCTCCATCTTGTAGAAGACAAAGGTTCAAGTCAATATTTTATTGCAGTATCTTCAAGAGAGTGATGGGTAATTGGCAGAAATTaatgctgcagaaaaatgtttcGGGCCAAAAAGACCGTATAGTTCTGGCCTCAAACCCGCAGTCCCAGAGATTGTGTTCAACATGCATATAGCAATTGAATGTTAGTGCTCCAATGACAAGACTCACCACTACTTGTCTATGTTATGAGCTGCCTATTTGAGACATAAAGCCATCTACTTCACACACAAATCAGGGAACAAAAAGGCACCAGTACTTTTACCTCTTTTCAAAATgcaagttattaaaaaaagaagcttGCAAAAAaccaaatgtaaacaaatatgtTGAGGAGCTGGACAGAGGATTAGGAATGGAGTGAGTAAAATGAGCTCAGCAGGTACAAAGGGTGGATTTCAGAGAGGACCTCCCAGTACAATAGAAAAATAGTTCTACCTTAGATAGGTAAAACTACAACTAATTAGGCACAAATGTATGCTGTTTACATGACTTCAGATGAGCAACTGTCTTCCTGTGCATTGATGGAGCTGAAGATACAGCCGTACTGCAAGTGCAACGCTAAGGGCCCCCACCAAaaagatgcattaaaaaaagctCCATTTGAAAAGAACCTACTACACATGACAAGCCACATGTGTGGTGTGACATGTGTGGGTCAGATGCAAAGTGAATTTATGCTGGGACATCTGAACATACTGATGCATGGACATAATGGTAGTGGCTGCTGGAAGTTAGAGTATGaggaagaaatttaaataaagtttgagtCAGCAGAAAACCACAAGACAGACAACTGCTCCTGAACCATAACTCTCCTTCCACATACAAATTTCAGCTGTGCCCTTTACCACAACCTGGACAAAGCTCTCCTCTGAAGCTTGCCACCGGTTCAAATGATATACCCCATCACAAGCACCATCTTCACTGACCTACAGCTTCAAACTGCAGTCTTCATAGTGCCAGCAATCCACCTGCAAAGAGTTCTCCATATCCTCATCCTGGTTTCATCTCATACACATAATCAAGCAAGCCTGCACAGGTTCTTTTCCAAGGGACTAGGTTTCATTTTTGCAGAACATCCCAGTAGTAACCAAGAGATAGAAAAAAGGGAGCAGTACAAAGTAATCAAACTTCAATTTGACCTGACGCACAGCTTAGTGaagcttaaaaatatttacatattgtaAGTATGTGCACTTCTGTGTATGTTGAGGTTGACACACAATGTAAAACTAGCCATGGAGTAGCTGAGTAATGCATTTGAAACATTAACAGCAAAAGACAAAAGTATCCTGACTGACATTTATCACTCTTTCCACCTGCCTGTCCTTTCCACACTCTAAATATAAGCTTCACCCACTTCTACCCAATCTTTCTCCTTGTACAGAACAGTACCAGTTTTGCAGTAAATTTCCAAGAAAGGAGATGTAGGATCCAAGgaaccacccccaccccacatggTGGGTTTATTTGTGGGGGGAATGGGTTGTCTGGTGCTGACCTGGTTTTTCTGCAGCACAACACCCTCCTCAAACACTTGCaaaataaaggggggggggggggggggactgtcaCCAGCCTCCAGCCATGTGAGTTTCAAAATGATGCATTTGCAAGTGGCATTTCCATGGTAACCAAATTTCTGTCAACAGCAACAATTAAaccctttgtttcttttttaattgggTTCACAACTAATTCAGTATTAAGTGTCCCATCTATTACAATAAACAACCAAGAGTACTTACTGCAACACTAATCCAATCCTTTTAGTTGGGGGGGGAGACAACAAAATACGTTGAGATCTTGAAACATCAGAAATCCAAATTGTGTGAATAAGTGAGATAAAAAGCTCAACACTAAACAGGCAACACATTGTCGCTACCCCACCCTTCACCAGTACAGCAAACACTGGTGGGACATATTGTCAAACAAGTGCAGTGTCCCAGTGAAATGTCATGCACACATCTTGTGTACAACTTGATTTTTATTCTCATggagatttggggggggggggggggggggagtgttcCACTAACAAGTGGGAgtttaaaataatgttcttgAATAATCTTCTTAGGACTTTGTAGTTTGATTTCATCTACTATTGTTATAATTTCCTCGTTTGTCATGGTGAGCAGCCCTTCTACACGTACCACTCCCTGCGCGAGATCACAGAGCCATCCATGTGGGACACGTAGTCACCATCTGGGCCGTTGTCATAGGTGTCTTCCTGCGAGTAGGGGGTGCTGCTGTTCACCGAGTTGTGTGCGTGTAAGGAAGGGGGTCCCCTCAAATTAGCACCAAGGTGACTGTTATTTTGTGGGTTACAGTAGAAGCCTGCCTCCCTCAGCACCCGGCTGCGGCCGTTATTGGCCCTGTCACCCCACTCTTCCCGGTCCTTGTCAGAATACACAATTGTGGCCTTGGAGTCCTGACTGCCCTTCCCCTTGTCTCCTCCACACACATCCTGCAGCTCGTGGGGCTGTATCATGTCCAGCTGGGGCTCCTTCTGCATGTCAGCTGGGCCCAGGTACTGCTTGGTGTAGTAATCACCCCTGAAGGTACGGCGCTGCTTCCTGTAACAGGCCCCGCCCAGCACCAGCAGGAGCAACAAGAACAGGGCCccacccactgctccaccaacAATGGTGCCCAGGCTGCCTTCAGACAGGGAAGCCACTGTTGGCGATGTGAACTGGGCACGGCGCTTGTTGATAGAAGTGGTGGTGAGGCCGTTAGCCGTTAGAGCAGGTAGGGGAGTggtgggtagcatggtggtagGAGGAGGCTCTAATGGGAAGAgaagggaaagagggaggggTGTAGAGAAGGGATAGACAAAAGTAGAGAATGTCAATGCCATCtacaacagctttttttaaGTTAGGGTTGATATGAATGGCTACAGGTCACATGACCCAAACACTCAATTTAGCTacagaaaaacattacatttttaggGGCTACTTCAAACCTCCTTGAGTGTGAACTAATATCAAATTACACATAACAGGATCATATGTAAGGGGTCACACTACCATCACAGATATCAATATgcttaataaaaacagaataccTTAGGTTAATTACTCCCcatccagggaaaaaaaaaaaaaaaaaaaaaaaacctgagacTGCAATATTCACAAAAATTAACACTACAGGAGTTGAAGGGACTTTGTATCAAGTTTCAGAAGGAAATTTGAATCCCCAGTGCAACACACAACCCATAGCTTTTCTGTAATGTGAAAACCTCACCAGGTTCACTAGTGTAGCCAAGCTCATCATGTattatggtggaaagaaaggaGAGCACAGAGCATGAGGACAACAGAACAAGGTGACCAAGCTGATGAGTAAAGGAGCATGAGGAGGTGCTACtatgatgaggaggagggagTATCTTGAGGTAACTTCTGGGTAAGTCAGGGGTTGGttgggggtgggtgggagggggcTGGTCAGCACCACCATAGCAAAGTCAGTCGAGATTAAATTTAAAGTCACAACCCAAGGTCCAAGCGAACAATGATCATTTTGACCCTGTAGCTAGTTTCACACTCATTCTGATGAGAAATGCATGGTCATGGATGTTGATAAAGGAAACAAGCACTGTAACCAGTTCCAGTGCAGAtctgtgtatatacacatgAGACCCTCTCCCAGAGTACAGCAATGAGGCATATTTCAAGGTCAAGGGTACAGCGATTACCTCCCAGGTTACCCAATACAACACATCTCAAAGGAGCAATGCTTACATGTCTTTGTACACGAGAAACACCACAGTCCTTTCATTTGCCCATGAGCCCAATGGATGGCAACTATATGTATGTGAACAATGACAGTATTCACATTATGCACCTTTGTATTTGTTTAGTGCAGATTAAAGTAGTTACCAGAACCATATTTACCCACTGGGGTAAAACAAGTCAATTTGGAGTATCAGCATCCAGCTCCATATAGAAGTTTCCACACACAAGGGGTCCAGGGTGAGAAAGACTACCCACCCTGGAGGCTTTCCAggattttaatgtataaaaagAACATGTCTGAAAACAAAGGATGTTCAAAGCAGGAATAAAGGAGCATTAATGACCAACAACACCTCATATTTCCTGCTCTGTATTACAGCAGACAAAAGCAGCTAACCGAGTCACTTACTTCATAGTACAGCAAAGTACACTTATACACATAGGCATGCACACATGGATGCTTCAATGCTGGCATCATAGTTCAGCTCAAGGGAAAAGGAGAAACTGCGGTAAACAGGAAGGGAAAGAGCTATTGAATGTTTCATGAAGGTCAGCCATTATCTCTCTGTCAAGGCTTTTCGTTTCTgcacaaagcaaattaaaagcaaaaagcagATGAAAGCTGGTGTGCAACAAATATAAACAATCCAGAGGCAGTCTTGAGATCAGAAATATTGAAAAGGTGATTCCGAAGCTTTtgccatggggggggggggggggggggtaatacTGTAAGCTGGCTATAAGTTCAAAAATTCAGCAAGTAAACCACTGAAATTTGCCATCTTGTTGAACCTGCTGTACAAGGGCACATGTGTAAGCCTTGTTCATTCACATACTGAACACTGGACAAGTCTAACCATTTTCCCCTCAGAGCAATCCCTTAACCCTGGAgaactgcaattaaaaaaaaaaaaaaaaaaattagatggaGACTTCCCAGAAAGAGAAACGACACTCCATAACAATCCTGTATTCTGCAGAGTCTCAATAAAACGGTGAGATTGGAAGACGACGACTCCTCACTCACCTTGAACCCGGATCCGCGTGTCCCTACTCCGCGAGCCAATGCGGTTCTCCACCTCGCACCTGTAGACTCCCGAGTCATTGCGGCGTACGGGGCGGCTGAAAACCAGGGTGTTGTTGAAAATGTACACATCCCCAGGAAGGTCACTGTCCAGTCTGGTTGAGAGAGAAAGCAGAACAAGATTGTTATACCCTGGTGCAGAATGCAAAGTAGACAAGACCTCCAGAAAATTTGGAATATGGAACATTTAACTGAAGTACCCTGGTGTTTATTAATCTGAATATAAAGGTATTGACCAGGAGAATCATGTGTAAGAGAAAGGTTtgggagaaaaatattttccatcaaAAACAGGATTAATTGTGAATAGCTGGTACAAAGTGACTGCATATTAAACTCATTACCAGAACCTCTTAGTGACACAGCTAATATCTTTTACAGAGTAGTAACAAGGTTACCCCAAGGAGttcaaaaatttaaaacctGGTTCACATGAAACTATAAGTCAAAAACCCAGATTTAGATTAAGTTCTCTGCAATCAAAATTTGGCAAATCTTCAGCATGACCTCAATCCAGCTGCTTCAGTTACACACCATGTGCTACAAATGTGTAGCATCTGCAGAAATGTGTCATCAGTGTAACTGGACCATAGCTGCAGCAGTCTCTACTACTGTACCATCACTCCAATGAAAGCTTTAGTCCTGTTATTTGTTtggctgttgcttttctccaaagccacttgagAAAAGCAAGAAGTTATGTCTctgtattaagctacttacaatgctttacccatttatacagctggataatatcTACTGGAGTGCTTTGCACCAGGCTACTGCATTGGGAAAACAGATTGGAATCCACATCACTGggtctaaccattatgctatcTGCTGCCCCCAGGAACTACAGTGGTTAGACACACCACCATACAAAGTATCTCCAGTGCAGGCTTCATCACTGTCCTACAGAGATCGTATAACCCTTACTACAACCTTACTATATAAGCAGGTAACATGTTACCATGGCACTACATTGAAGGAAACCACCTGTGATGCCCACCTGGTCCAGGTGTATAAGTGGGCTGGTGGGTTTGCGTTGGCTCGACACTGGAGCTGAGCATTCTCCTGCCCAACGTACCAGTCACTGCTGTAGCCCACTACTGTGATGTCTGGAGAGACTGAAACAGAGGAAGCACAAGTTCAAAAATGGCCACCAGCAGTAACAGTTTGGACAGTGCAGCAGATCTCCTTTTCTCTCAGTTCCACAGTAAAATGCAGGCTTTCTTTAGCAATTAGGGCCCTAGATATGCTGCACTGTAATCACAAATGCCAGTCTCTGCCTCATTCACATGTCCACTTACTGCTGGCTGCCAAACTAtcaattttttattaaaactctAATGATGAATATCAGCTTTGACTTGGGCTTGCTCAGGAAGCATGCATTAATGATTAGAACACTAAAAGGAAACATCAATGGTGGGTTTATGGGAAGGAAAGCACTGAAGGGGAAGTGGCAAAGAAGAACTAAAAAAGTAAGGAAGCGGGGTTGGAGGTTGCAAGGGAGGAGGGGGGCTTCCTTGGGTAAAGAGGCAGAGACTTCAGATAGAAGACTTCACTCTACAGCCTGAAGGGGAATACATGGCAGTAAAGCTAATATTCCACATGGTCACTGTAAGAGTTTGGACAAGAAGAAAGGCTTCCTTCTGACTGGCATGGAGCCCTATCCTGCACATCAGATCTCTGTTCATCTCTCCACTCTGCTTACCTTGTCATCAAGCTGAAAAATCAGAACCTCACCACAGAATCACATTATATGCTCAAGAACTTAAAGTAAAATCATACTGCCCAGAAGCCCCCTGCCTCTCTATTTGGCCCTGCCCACTACAGACCCACTCACATTGGACGTTGAGCTGGTAAGGAATCCGGAAATCTGTATGCAGGGCTGGGTGTCTCACCACACAGGTGATGTTGTGTCCCTGGGCATGGCGCGTGGGGTGCCAGGTATACTGCACTTGAGTGGTGGTAGTGCCATTGGGCTCCACCTGCTGGCGCACCTGCGAATGGCCAAACAACTCTGTCTCCCATGACACCTCTGCAGGGGGTCTTGCCCGCTCAGCTGTGCAGGTGGCCACCACAGTCTCATTCCCACCATCCAGGAGTGGGGTGGAACCCGCTGACACATACACCTTGGGCTCAACTGAGATGGGTGACATAGCAAGAAATGGAACAATACGGAAGAGAGGTTTAACAGtgacaaaaatgacagcacaaTTTTCCCAACAATCTAGTTCCactggcatttacatttattcatttaactgatgcttttctcctaagcaattAACGatgttaaattacttacaattatttacccatttatatagctgggtcatttttactggagcaattttatgcaagtaccttgctcagtagtacgacagctggaggttggaatcgaacc
It contains:
- the LOC108921308 gene encoding nectin-3-like protein isoform X1, whose translation is MAAAALVRSRRTVPVEELPKSAGVWRRARAASHGHIMALSVRPRATGSSPSPRAALLMFTYFLTGTMGSEVLVPERVSAVLGKNVTLGCRVEVGANLSLTQSSWERHLPSGTVTLAVYNPQFGTSIPSEYKQRLSFRSPSPYDATIVLTDVGFSDIGTYTCKVATFPLGNTQASTYVTVLVEPKVYVSAGSTPLLDGGNETVVATCTAERARPPAEVSWETELFGHSQVRQQVEPNGTTTTQVQYTWHPTRHAQGHNITCVVRHPALHTDFRIPYQLNVQFSPDITVVGYSSDWYVGQENAQLQCRANANPPAHLYTWTRLDSDLPGDVYIFNNTLVFSRPVRRNDSGVYRCEVENRIGSRSRDTRIRVQEPPPTTMLPTTPLPALTANGLTTTSINKRRAQFTSPTVASLSEGSLGTIVGGAVGGALFLLLLLVLGGACYRKQRRTFRGDYYTKQYLGPADMQKEPQLDMIQPHELQDVCGGDKGKGSQDSKATIVYSDKDREEWGDRANNGRSRVLREAGFYCNPQNNSHLGANLRGPPSLHAHNSVNSSTPYSQEDTYDNGPDGDYVSHMDGSVISRREWYV